The genomic region CGCGCCTTGCAAGTCTGCACAAACAGCGCAGCCCTGAAACAGGAAAGGTGACATTTTTTCACAAACAACTGGCGAGATCCGACTTCAGACTGTACTGTCTGTACCTGTCCTGTATGTTAGCCCAGGCAGGTGGATCCAGTCCAGGCATCAAGGTGTGCCCATGACCCGCGTTGAGCAATAATAGTGTACTGACCTCCCCCCTCCTCgcgcctcctccacctcctcctcctcctctacctgaGAGAAAAGAGGCTTGGTTGAACTTGTGTCCACTGCCTCAACAACTCTCCCCCCGGTGCTCCTGTCTGCATGAATGCAACTCATTTCAGCTCCCTGCTCACCACAGAAGATTTGTCAGGTTGTTAAGGTTGAATCAGATGagctgccctctctctctctacacacacgcgtgcacgcgcgcacacacacacacacacacacacacacacacacacacacacacacacacacacacaggggctgCTCTTATCTCTAACACcttcagtcagttttttttcttctcttttattgCAATCCACTTCCTGTTGAGAAACTCCCGCTGCCTGTAGCCGGTAGCTGTAACTGTGAGTGAAAGGTGAGAAGCCTTGGTGGCATTAGTGCATCTTTTTAACATCAGTAATCTgtggatttttgtttttctcacgtTAGCTGTGGGGCGGTGATGCTCCTGCTGAGGTGGACAGTTGCACCCttcggcagcagcagcagctgcagcctcgGTGAGAGCGAGCAGATCTGTTCTTGGGTGGTTAAAGGAAGTGGTCAGTATTGGCCTAGTTGCTCTAGAGCTCAACTGAAACTAGCACTCTCAATCAACACGCCTGTTTGTTGTTCCACTGAGGTCTAACAGTATTTGTGCCACTTTCGGTTGCTGATGTTTCAGAGTATGGTCAAAGACTTCTCGAGCAGATAACCCTGAGGTGCTCAGACTCTTCTTGTTGGAAGAAAATTGAACATTTAATGTCAAAGAGGATCAGGTTCAGTGtggatttctctctctgtttttgagATCTGAATAAGCAGTCGTGTTAAAGTGACATTTGCCTCCCGAGGTGTTAAAGAAACTACTAACGTTTGTACAGAATGTGTCATATATCTACACTGAGTGGAAAAGATGATTTGCACCCAACTACAGAAAGAAATGGGTGAAAAGTACCGAGCGAAATCAGTTAATCTTCTGTTTGAACTGGAGCCTGACCAGTAAGCAGTTACCAATATCACATTTTCTGCAGTGGTTGGCAAAAAATCTATGAAAAGTTCAACAATCAAATTCACCATCTAAAATgtctaaaacagaaaaacttccatcaaaatgtaataattataaaTCACCTCAAGCATCTTTTCTTATCTTTTCTTtgataaactgaataaacagctgatcttaaagaacaacactgttttactttgtttatatgtggcggaccctgccacctctccatcttcaaacagtgttctgaggaccttattgtcctctgagaacagcttgtttgttcagttatggaaaagataaatatttctgagttttccTAATTAATATTAAAAGGgtttgaattttttctccaaaactacataatgcacctttttaaagttgtgttttctgggtttttatagctgcattacagtaaagtgagtTCTCCTTGTTCTTATACATCTTTACCTTCACCCACTGTTTTCATTATATCCACACTACTGATGATTTTATCAAAACTTAAATTGTGTGAGCATTTTGTGAAAGCACCAATTGTAATAGTAATCCATATTGATGTATTTGATTGGAAAACGTGATACTGGATTTTGTCACCCAACTTAAAGATTTATAAAGTGCTTCTGCGGACATTTCAGAACATTGAGATGTATATTGTGTTTCGCGATAAAGCCTAAAAACACTCTTATGAGACCATGTCGAAATGGAAGCTGTGAATTTTTGCTTGATTTTCTTTTGATGGCTTATTGATGAGTCAACAAATTGTTCAGCAGTCTGTTTTCAATACTGAAGTGCGATGGTGGAGTCGACTGATGTTTCTGATCTCTGTATCAGTTTCTCTGTTAAATTTGACGAGTTGACAATGAGACTTGGGGAAGATCAACTTTCTTATAGCTTGAACCtttctgaagtaaaaaaaaaaaattcctgtgAGTCATTAAACTTTTTTTGTCATGTTCCTCAGATGTCACTGACATGGCGGATGGCGCCACTCCATCAGACGaccaccttcctcctcctcctccacaggtCCGGGCCCCAGACGATGGTCGCGACCTCCTGACCTGCGGCCAGTGCAGCCGGGCCTTCCCGCTCGCCCACATCTTGGCATTCATCCAGCACAAACAGGGCGGCTGCCGCTCCCGAAACCAAGCCCCCAACGCCAACGCCACGCCCCCCTCACCTGCCAACCGCGCACAGCAGCGCGTCGCCAACGCCGAGCCGGGGCCGGGCTTCATCGAGCTAAGGAGAGGAAGGGCCGGCGGGGACCAGGCCTGGGGGGAGGAGCCCGGTGTGAGGGCGGAGCGAAACAAAGCAGgtgagtgaagaagaagaagatggcaGGTTGCTAATTAGTgactctgttgttttgttttcctttttttttttttttttcaaccgcACCTCCTCTTCATTTAACAActgtccccctcctctcccctctcgaGTCCAGCTCATTAGCTAGCCGTTGCCATTAGCAGACCTGCGTGAGTTAGTGACGCACAGGCTAATTGCGTGGAAAGGATAGGCGTCAGGAGCGTTCAGAGGGCACCGAGGGTCCCCGAGGGCTCCACGCCGAGCAACTGAGCTCCAGAGCTGCTCCTCATGTCCCCGACTGTCAGTCTCTGAGGTCGAACGGCCAGGTAAACATGTTTCTCCCTCTCCACATCCTGGACAACGGAGACCAAAACCAACCTCCTCTAAAAAACCAGCTCAGGAGCACATTTCAGCGCCGATAAAGGCCATCGTAGAAGGATGTGATGGTGTTAGTCACGCGGCGCAGGATGAAATGGTCAGAGGGGTGGATGTGAGGCTGTGCGTGCAGCTCTCCTCGCTGTCATGACACTGTAATGGAGGACATTGCATCATGTGCAGCTCCTCCGCCATCTCCCACTGTTCTGCCCCAGGCCGAGCCACCTGAGCTCCTGGGAATCTCacacatcttcttcttcctcaccttgttttctccacattttTATCCCTCTCTTCTCGGTCGGCCTTGAGTGCATCTCACATGAGCACAGATTTTCCTAAAGGTCTATCTGCTGCTTCTTGCTCTTCGTCTTCTTTCACGCATTTTCCGCCGCTGTTTTTAGAGAGGCGACGGTTGTGCCAAATAGAATACGTCACGGTGCGGGTCAATCAGCAATTCATGAATCCTCATTAAAATCCTTTTGAAGAATTCTCACTTCTAGTCGCGAAAACGCCGAGTTTGAGACGGAGgcttgtgttttttcagatgCGTTTTGAAGGTCACGACTGCAGACTCGCAGGAGGTGCGAGTGCCCCTTCTGCATGCATTTTGaaactctctcctctctgccatgttacgcacacacacacacacacacacacacacacacgttagcaGTTCCTTCCTCTGTGTAACGCTCAGGGGACCGCCGCACACACCGTTTCCGCCTGTCCACAACctccctcttgttttttttctatttcagtctgtttttcatctctttcGTCTCTCACTTAGACATCAGAGAGTGAGCCAGTTTGGTAATTTGGTGGCCGCAGGATTATACAACAAACCAAACACGAGGGGTGGGGGGGGCGCAAGAGCACGACGGCTTGTGAATAATGAAAAAGTGGATAAGTTTGGATTAAAGTTTTATCGTCAAATGGAGGCTGTTTGGAGTTCTTTTTTGAGCGCAGcttttagtgttttttgaaaaaaaaaattattttatctCGAAGTTTGAGGACAGTTTTAATTGGACGTGAGAGTAAGTGGAAGTCTTGTTGCTCGTGCGAGGGGAGGGAAAACCGAAGCTCGAGAGATGACTGAAAGTGAAAGAGCAGTTATCCCGCAAGCAGAAAGGCCCTCCATCTCTGCGAGGACGGAGGAGTAAAAAAAGGGGGgtagagaaagggagagggatGGATTACTGAAGAGCCGCGTGCATCTGTCTcattcctttttatttattctccttgtttgttttttttctcccctcctcaTCTCCAacatccccccccctccctccttatTTCTTCCCCCCATCTTCAACACACTTTCGCTTTGCCCTCTTTCAATttctcgcccccccccccccccccccctcctccactcaCCCACCAACCCTCCatcgcctccctccctcctctcttttctcctccctctgcctcccaaGGGAAAAGAGATTCTGCCTGCTGCTCGTTAGTGCTCCCAGCCAATCTGCATTTTTAATTAGTAGTTATTGCTTCTGCTTAATATTCAAGTGCTACCCCGGGCCAAATGGGAAtccttacaaaaaaaaaaaaaaaaagagaagaagaagcggcgaggagtgagagagagagggagaaaccgGCTGGGTATTGTGTTTCACTCCAGGACCCTGAGACAAAAGCACCCCCCTCCGCCACCCCTCCGCCCCCCTCAGGGGAAAGATTTGGAAGGTTTTGGGGGGGAAGGTGGAGGGGTGAGGGAGAGTCGGGgttggaggatgggtctcaagTACAATCCAAAGGGGGTGACATATTTTCATGGTGTCTCTTGGCCCCCCGCACTACATTTATAATCTTTTtatctcattttctttttatctccTGAGCCCTGACCTAcctatctctccctctccctctccctctccctccacgtctccctcctctccttttttcctctcactcttcaccctatttttaaaaaagaagtatCTCAACTTCTCCTGGGTTTCCTCCTCGGGCTAGGTTAAAGGACATGAACACCACAGCTCCTCGCCGTCTCCAGACAGAGGGGAAGGGCgggagagaaagggggggaaaaagagaaagaaacagttgctctctttttcatcttcactctcctccccccctccagtaAAATACAGAAGGATTTGACTTGAGGAAACATGAAAGAGGCTTATACCAGAGTCGGCTTTGAACCTCTCcaaaaaagaaggagaggagagaaaaaaaaagaactgtttTCCCCCTCAATTTGGGGATCTTCTCTCCAATTTTGATTTATGCAGAAAGGCCTCATTTGTCAAGCAGGCTGAGTCAGTGCCTGATTTGCATAAAGCGTTCGTTTTCTACGTTCTGCTAATTAGCAATTTGCAGCTTAATTGGAGAGTGGCTCTCGGTTAGGAGACAAAGCTATCCACATATAAAAATATCTCCAGATGTACTTTCGGCGACATGACTCGCATCTCTGCTTTGAGTCGTACTTCTCCTCGTTTTGTTCCTCCTCACCTCGCTCTTTTCTTTGCCTTACGTCCATCTGAAGCCGCATCATTCCATCTGTGCAGCGTTCACAACTTTAAAGTGGCTATAATCAATATTTGTGCGCTAGCAGAGGCATCACATGACTCGAGGTCGCTCACAGTAATGAAACCACAGATAACAATCGCTCAACTCTTCGGTTCCCCTCAGCCGTACGGAGGTCTTGTAACTCATTGTTTTGATTCTAAACCGCATCTTTGCACTCACCTTTTGTCATTGTCATGTTAAGTGGGTGGCGGCtgttctgcaaaaaaaacctCTGAACATGACATGTTGAATACACAACAGTGGACAGAGACAGTTGGGTCTAGTTGGTGACTTTAGGAATTGCTTAAGACCGAAATCAGAACCTAAATGATGGTGAATACTGACTTCCAATCcatcaggtggacacaaataaataaatagcacAACAGCTGCTAGTATAGACAAATAGGTCAGCAAGGCTCGTGATGAATTATCTATGTTTAATTAAACACTAGTAGCAGAGGCGGATGTCTGATACATCCTGAAAAGTGTGCGCTGGTGACCAATGAGGGAAGGAAACGCAGTGACACACGTAGGTGTCTGCATCAGTGTTCCGCCTCTGTGGATGAACTCATGAGCTTTAAAACGAAGACTTGGTAGTGTGAATGTAGACTAAGGAGCATGTATCTGGCAGGGTCCTCCCTTAAGAGGTaccttcaaataaaaaaagatgcaatttcaCATCTTTTTGGAGCAATATTACGACCATATTTGTGTTGAGAAAGCTTGCAAAGCAGATGATGAATAAACATGTCTCAAAATTCATTCTCAACTTGTTAAACACATGCTGAAGTCGGTATTTCCTCGTTGAAACGTCCAAATTCCGACTCCAAGCGTTCCAGGAGCGAGATGCCAAAAGGgaactaaaaacatttttggctcGAGTACACAAAATTGAACCCTCAGCAGTTTAGCCTCGACATGCTATTAGGTTATTTAACAGCACTTTTATTTCTTGGAAACATGTCTGAACATTTCGTTCACTGtgacctctgacagctgctcCCTCGTGGAGTCGGTGTAGACGGATCTGACCCGAGTTTACAAGTAGGAAATCTGATGTTGTGTGGCGTTCATTGTACTTTTTCAAGTAGGAAGTTTGCTCTCCACATGGACTTTACTTTGGTTCTGCTTATGATGAGTGGGAAAACCCTGGCTTCATGCCTGCTGGATGTGTGAAAAGGCAGCTAACAGCTTCAAAGATATTCAgaagttgtgttttcagcttgtttCCAAACTAACCGATCATTAACGATCATTTGTTCTCTCCTCatgaaaaacaagacatttcaaAGTAAACTGACAACCATTAATCAAAACGTCTAACTCAGTTtggtctgtctttgttttccagtTTCTGACGAGCCCTCCTATTTCACCTGCCAGCAGTGTGAAGGCCTGTTCCCATCTGCCTGGGCGCTCCTGCAGCAcgcccagcacacacactccttcagcATTTaccaggaggacgaggaggacgacgtcagaggaggaggaggaagaggaggactcAAACAGCATAAGCCAGCTGCAGCCACTCTGGACCCTCGCCGCCTGAGCCAAGCTCTCGCCTCTGCCTTCCAGCCCTCCACCCTGCGCCTCAGTCGCTCCCGTCAGACacacaccacctcctcctcctcctcctcctccattaaCCTGCAGGCTCTGAACTTTTCAGTGCGGCTCAGGGAGCTCGCTGAGGGGAATGGCAACACCGCAGGCGGCTCTCCTGGAGGCCTGGCGCTGTCGCCGTCCTCTTCTCCGCCGGCAGCTTCTCCCTTTCCTCAGAACAGTGCCCTCCAGGCTGAGTTCCACTGCGAGCCGTGTGACCAGAGCTTCCAGTCCCTGCGCGCCCTGTCCACCCACCGCCGGACTCACGCCTGCGAGAGGCCCTATCACTGCGGCGTGTGCGGGGAGGCCTTCACCCAGAGCGGCCAGCTGGCCCGTCACATAAGGAGCCATCACAGGGTGGCTGGAGGTGCAGGAGGTGGATATGAGCTGGTGGAGATGGCGGTGATGGAGGAGGACGTAGGGAGGCAGGGGATGAGAGGGAGGTTTCAGATGCAGCCAGCTGGAATCATGGGGAAGGGAATGATTGGCACAGATGTGAGAGCTCAAGGCCCCTCCGAGCTGGACCTGACCCTGCCCAAACACCCCTCCATCGCTTCAGGCCTGGTGCTGCTGACCTCACAGGTGAGACCGTCAGACCAGGAGCTGCTGAGGCTGTACCAGCgccagagagaggggggagaaggaggggaggaggagggagaggggcaGGGGGAGCCTCAACACACCTCGCCCTGCGCCAGCCCCTCTGAGGGCTCGCTGGAGAGCGGAGAGACGGGCGGCAGTGGCGAGAGCGGCATCGCCAGCGGCAACTGCACGCCCAAACGTCCAGAGATGGGCGACAGGGTGCGAGGAGTCGCAGAGTGGGagaatgagagaggagaggtgattGAGAGGGAGAACGAGTGGAGCTCGGTCAAAGTGAGCGAGGCCGTGCAGGAGTGGCAGAGGGAGAACGAGCGGAGGAGTGTAGGAGGAGCTGTCAGCAGCGGaggaaacaacagcagcaccacGACCGGGTCAGGCggcaagaagaagaaagacgaAGCGTGCGAGTACTGTGGTAAACAGTTCAGAAACAGCAGCAACCTGACTGTGCACCGCCGCAGCCACACAGGCGAGAGACCCTACCGCTGCGGCCTCTGCAACTACGCCTGTGCCCAGAGTTCAAAGTTAACGCGCCACATGAAGACCCACGGTGCCCAGGGGGCGAAGGCGTCCTTTCTGTGCCAGCTGTGTGCCGTGCCCTTCACCGTCTACGCCACGCTGGAGAAACACCTGAAGAAAGTCCACGGCCTGAGCCACGCCAGCGTTGGAGCGTACGCACAGGCCAGCGCCGCGGACACCCTTGCCGCCATCAAAGCGGAAGAAGCAGCAGTTGTGGTGAAAATGGAGGAGGACGAAGCCAGTTTGGATCAGATGGAATTGGAGAGAAAAGTGCAGAGAGATGTGGTGAAAAgcatggaggtggaggaggggcaGAGCCAAGCGGAGTACGCTGGGGACGTCGGGAGTCCAGCCACGGTAGGAGCACCTGAGAGCAACGCAGAAATGAGCTTGGCTTTGGCTTCCGCGCCGTGAGAGCTGCTCTCATCCACTAATTGACGTTGAAATGTTGCTGTATAGGATTTAACTTGCCCGCTCAAATTAAACAGAACTCGTCCCATCACTGAACTGACAGTCAAGTTAAACTGTAATCAAGTTTAAAGAAGAAGCTGAAGGAAGCAGCAGGCGGTCCCGTCCTCCCTGCCAGCACAGAGGCACCCAGCAGCCATCAAACGCTGTTCATGATTGTATGCAAAGCTGCCGGGTGAAACTAAGTGCCTACAGTTCTTTAGACCACAGAGCAAAAACAAGGCCATGACATTCAGCAGGGAGATTACCAGAGCTCTTGAACAGGAAGTAAACCGCCACAGTCCACACCGACACAGGAAACTGATCACCATGTTGCAGCGCAGGATGCAAAAGACGAGTGATTTATCTCTCTGGTGACCCTCTGGACAGATTATTAACTGTCAGATAACATAAAGGGGATTATATTGAATAAAAAAGGCATAGcaataaaaaaagtgatgttaatatattttcagcatcagcagatggagagagaggtcCTACTGTGCTACCTAGCTGTTGCTGGTTTTCTTCTGGAGAAGACCTTTTAAGACTAGAGATGTTCGAACAGACACAGGGGTGAAACGAATCCAAACACCGTCTGCCTGCAGTTTCTCAGACTCTTCTTTTTAAAGGCGCTTGGTTGTCACAACACTTGTCACTTACCGTAATGTTTACAGGGCTCACGGGGCCTGGCAAAGGTTGTGCTCCTGACTTTGTGACAGTATgtatggatgtttttttttggttcttatTTTATAAATGTGAATAATGAGACTTAAAAGTCTCATCtactgatgtttttctttttcaggattAGTTTCTATGCATAAAAACAACTGCAATCTTTACCTACATGTGAAACGGGTGTGTATTATTTTCCTCTATTTGTATCTATTATTGTGACGGTAACTTCTCTCTTTCACTGTTTACATATGTAAAGTGCCCGACTGCTTGAAGCTTGTGCATGTTTTGCagccatttttttgttttcttttgttgtctgtgtttgaattatTCCTTATTTATGGATGCTGCATGTTGGTGGTTGTGtaacggagaaaaaaaaaaaaaaaagaaagctgttCCACTGCTGAACTAAAGGGTTGAGATGTGACGGAGTAGCTGGTCGTTTGCTGGAGTTGTGTTGGAGGTGAGCACTTGGGTGAGTgagttgtgtgaatgtttttgtgtgtagaTACATATTGGAAAACATCCTCAGGTGACACCTCTACTTGAACCCTCTGTCCTGTGATCACGTGTCCACAGCAGGACTCCGTTGGTTGTAATATGGATAATATAACGATATTTTATTGAGACTTCATATCGTCTGTGTGTTGTACTGACCAGTCTGTTGCATTTGTTCTAATGCTAATCAAGAATCGGAAAACAATATTGTTGCCATATGAAGCATTTCGTCAAAAATGTTCTGATATTTGGTTTCGTCAGCCAGTCCTCGCATTTGTGCTTCTGAGGGGATTTCAAAATATCGTGTCAGGTGGTCACAGTACaagaaatgttcaactttgaTACAATGGTACTTTAACAAATGACGCTCGATACCTCTTTCAATACCAAGgcaaaacgaaaaaaaaattcttggcacacaaaaaag from Sparus aurata chromosome 2, fSpaAur1.1, whole genome shotgun sequence harbors:
- the znf296 gene encoding zinc finger protein 296, yielding MSRRKLGSRPQHLSAIQDVTDMADGATPSDDHLPPPPPQVRAPDDGRDLLTCGQCSRAFPLAHILAFIQHKQGGCRSRNQAPNANATPPSPANRAQQRVANAEPGPGFIELRRGRAGGDQAWGEEPGVRAERNKAVSDEPSYFTCQQCEGLFPSAWALLQHAQHTHSFSIYQEDEEDDVRGGGGRGGLKQHKPAAATLDPRRLSQALASAFQPSTLRLSRSRQTHTTSSSSSSSINLQALNFSVRLRELAEGNGNTAGGSPGGLALSPSSSPPAASPFPQNSALQAEFHCEPCDQSFQSLRALSTHRRTHACERPYHCGVCGEAFTQSGQLARHIRSHHRVAGGAGGGYELVEMAVMEEDVGRQGMRGRFQMQPAGIMGKGMIGTDVRAQGPSELDLTLPKHPSIASGLVLLTSQVRPSDQELLRLYQRQREGGEGGEEEGEGQGEPQHTSPCASPSEGSLESGETGGSGESGIASGNCTPKRPEMGDRVRGVAEWENERGEVIERENEWSSVKVSEAVQEWQRENERRSVGGAVSSGGNNSSTTTGSGGKKKKDEACEYCGKQFRNSSNLTVHRRSHTGERPYRCGLCNYACAQSSKLTRHMKTHGAQGAKASFLCQLCAVPFTVYATLEKHLKKVHGLSHASVGAYAQASAADTLAAIKAEEAAVVVKMEEDEASLDQMELERKVQRDVVKSMEVEEGQSQAEYAGDVGSPATVGAPESNAEMSLALASAP